GCCCGGATCCGGCCCGGGGCGCCGGTTCGTCGCGCAGTTCCATCCAGAAAGCGGTGCCCAAGGCCACCAGGACCACCAGGACCACCACGGTCCACCTGGCCGATCTACTCATCGCCCGTTCACAACCCCGCCAACGCCAGCAGGTGCTCGGTCTCGGGGCCCTTGACCAGCGCGGCCGCGGTTTCCGGGTCGGTGGGCCCGAGCCCGAAGGACGGGCAGTCCTTGGCCAGCACACATACCCCGCAGGCGGGCTTGCGCGCGTGGCAGACCCGGCGGCCGTGGAAGATCACCCGGTGGCTGAGCAGGGTCCATTCCTTGCGTTCGATGAGCTCACCGATCGCGAACTCGACCTTGACCGGATCCTCCTCGGCCGTCCAGCGCCAGCGCCGCACCAGCCGCCCGAAGTGGGTGTCGACGGTGATGCCCGGGATGTCGAAGGCGTTCCCCAGGATGACGTTGGCGGTCTTGCGTCCCACGCCGGGCAGGGTGACCAGGTCTTCGATGTTGTCGGGAACCTCGCCGTCGAACCGCTCCACCAGCTCTTGACCCAACCGGATCAGCGAGTTGGTCTTGTTCCGGTAGAACCCGGTCGGCCGGATCAGCTCCTCCATCTCGGTGCGGTCGGCCTGCGCATAGTCCAGCGCGGTGCGGTATTTGAGGAAGAGCGCGGGCGTCGTCAGGTTGACCCGCTTGTCGGTGCTCTGCGCCGACAGGATGGTCGCCACCGCCAGCTCGAGCGGATTGGTGAAATCGAGCTCGCAGTAGACATGCGGAAATGCCCGGGCGAGTTCACGATTCATCCGTCGAGCCCGACGCACCAGGCCCAGGTGGGTTTCGGTGTCCCACTTCTTGGACCGGCGCGTTTTCCCTGTTGGGGCGGCAGCCGCAGTCACGCCAGCCAGCGTACTGACCGCCTCGGACATTCTCCTGCGCGGACCGGTGACGATTCGTGACCCCACCGAGACCTACGCCGTGTTAACTACTGCCTTGTGTCGTGGTTGCTGGTGGCGCTCATTCCGGGGTTCCTCATGCTGGCGGCGTTCGGGCTCGAGCGACTCGAATCGGGTTTGGTCCGCGAGCCGGGCCCGGTGGCGTCCGTGGCGCGCCCCAAGCCGGTGACCATCGACCTGGAGAGTGAGCGTTTGCCGACGCGCTACTTCGAGCCGCAGGCCATCAATACTGGGTTTCCGGCGTCCCGACCTGTCAATCGTGTGTAGCGTGGGCTAGTCGCGAAACCGCGTACCTCTAGACTGAGCAGGAAGTATCAGTAAGAGGACAACACACCCAATAGCTTAAGGGGCAACGTGGACGAGATCCTGGCCAGGGCCGGAATCTTCCAGGGAGTCGAACCGACCGCCGTTTCGGCGCTGACGAAGCAGTTGCAGCCCGTCGACTTCCCACGCGGGCATACGGTCTTCGCCGAGGGCGAGCCCGGCGACCGGCTGTACATCATCATTTCCGGCAAGGTGAAGATCGGCCGGCGTTCGCCGGACGGCCGCGAGAACCTGCTGACCATCATGGGCCCGTCGGACATGTTCGGCGAGCTGTCGATCTTCGACCCGGGGCCCCGTACGTCGAGCGCCACCACCATCACCGAGGTGCGGGCGGTCTCGATGGACCGTGACGCGCTCCGCGCCTGGATCGCCGACCGGCCCGAGATTGCCGAGCAGCTGCTGCGCGTGCTCGCGCGTCGTCTGCGTCGCACCAACAACAACCTCGCCGACCTGATCTTCACCGACGTTCCCGGCCGGGTGGCCAAGCAGCTGCTGCAGCTGGCCCAGCGGTTCGGAACGCAGGAAGGCGGGGCGCTGCGCGTGACGCACGACCTCACCCAGGAAGAGATCGCCCAGCTCGTCGGCGCCTCCCGTGAGACCGTCAACAAGGCGCTGGCCGATTTCGCCCACCGCGGCTGGATCCGGCTGGAAGGCAAGAGCGTCCTGATCTCGGACAGCGAGCGGCTCGCCCGCCGCGCGCGTTAGCGCGACCGCTAGTTCCTCAGATAGTCCAGCTGGGCCTGCACGCTCTTCTCGGCGGCATCCCAGAGTTTCTGGTCGACATCGGTGTAGACGTGCTCGACAACCTGACGGGCCGAGGCGTCTTCGCCGAGTTCCCGTAGTGCTGCCCGCACCTGGTCCAGCCGCTCCTCGCGGTGGGCCAGGTACATGGCGGTGACGGCCTGTAGGTCGGCGAGGTCGGGTCCGTGCCCGGGCAGCACCGTGCGGGCGCCCAGACCCTGCAGCCGGCGCAGCGATTCGAGATAGTCCTGCAGGCTGCCGTCCTCGGTGTCGATGACGGTGGTGCCCCGGCCCAGCACGGTGTCGGCGGTCAGCACCGCGCCTTGGCCGTGCTCGTCGTCGAGCACGAACGACAGTGAGTCGACGGTGTGCCCGGGTGTGGCCATCACCTTGATCCGGAGCCCGGCCGCGTCGATCACCTCGCCGTCGGTGAGCGGTCCGCCGAGACCGCGCAGGAAACCGCTGCCCACCGAGCGGACGGTGGCACCCGTGAGGTCCACGATCCGGTCGATGCCGCCGGTGTGGTCCTCGTGCTTGTGACTGATCAAAACCAGTGCGACGGTGCCGATTTCGGCGATGCGCGCGATGTGCGCCGCATCGTCGGGGCCAGGGTCGACCACCACGATCTCGTCGCTGCCCGGCCCGCGCAGAACCCAGGTGTTGGTGCCCTCCAGCGTCATCAGGCCGGGGTTGTCACACAGGAGTACCGAGGCCGATTCGGTGACCGGCCGCAGGACCCCGTAGGCCGGGTGTTCGATCACGCTGTTTCGACGATGATCTCGACTTCGACCGGCGCGTTGCGCGGTAGCTCCGACACACCGACGGCCGAACGCGCGTGGGCGCCGGCCTCGCCGAAGATCTCACCGAACAGCTCCGAGGCACCGTTGATGACACCGGGCTGCCCGCTGAATCCGGGGGCGGACGCGACGAAGCCGACCACCTTGACGATCTTGACCACGCTGTCGATGCCCACGAGTGCGTGCACCGCGGCCAGCGCGTTGAGACCACTGACGCGGGCCAGCTCCTTGCCCTGTTCGGGGCTGACCTCGGCGCCGACCTTGCCGGACGCCAGCAGTTCGCCGCCCTGGATCGGCAGCTGACCGGCGGTGTAGACCAGGTTTCCGGTGCGCACCGCGGGCACGTAGGCGGCCAGCGGCGCGACGACGTCGGGCAGCTCGATGCCGAGCTCGGCGAGCCGCGAGCTCACGCTCATTTTGGCCGCTTCAGATACGCGACGTGCTGCTCACCGGTCGGGCCGGGCAGCACCGAGACCAGCTCCCAGCCGTCGTGTCCCCACTGGTCGAGAATCTGTTTGGTGGCGTGGGTCAGCAAGGGCACGGTGGCGTACTCCCACCGGGTTGGTTCGCTCATGGGCTGAGCTTATCGGTCGGACGGCCAGGCTTGGTTAGCATGCACTGGTGGCAACCACTGAGAGCGGCGCCAAACATGTCGGCTGGCCGTCGCGTCTGACCAAGGCCCGGCTGCATTTCGTCTCCGGCAAGGGCGGAACCGGAAAGTCCACCGTTGCGGCGGCCCTGGCCCTGGCGCTGGCCGCCGGCGGCCGCAAGGTGCTGCTGGTCGAGGTCGAGGAGCGTCAGGGCATTGCCCAGCTGTTCGACGTTCCGCCACTGCCGTACGAGGAAGTCAAGGTCGCCACCGCCGACGGGGGCGGGCAGGTCAACGCGCTCGCGATCGACATCGAGGCCGCGTTCCTGGAGTACCTCGACATGTTCTACAACCTCGGCATCGCCGGCCGCGCGATGCGCCGGATCGGGGCCATCGAATTCGCCACCACGATCGCGCCCGGCCTGCGCGACGTGCTGCTGACCGGCAAGATCAAAGAGATCGTGACCCGCGAGAAAAAGGACGCCAAGGGCAAGCGTGGCGTCTATGACGCCGTGGTGGTGGATTCCCCTCCCACCGGCCGTATTCCGCGGTTCCTGGACGTCACCAAGGCGGTCTCGGACCTGGCCAAGGGCGGGCCCGTGCACTCCCAGGCCGACGGCGTGGTCAAGCTCCTGCACTCCGAGCAGACCGCCATCCACCTGGTGACGCTGCTGGAAGCGCTGCCGATCCAGGAGACCCTGGAGGCGATCGAGGAACTCACCGAGATGGGCCTGCCGATCGGCAGCGTCATCGTCAACCGCAACATCCCGGCGTACCTACCCCCGGAGGACCTGGCCAAGGCCGCCGACGGCGACATCGACGCCGACGCGGTCCGCGCGGACCTGCAGAAGGCCGGAATCACCTTGTCCGACAACGACTTCGCCGGATTGCTCACCGAGTCGATCCAGCACGCCACCCGGATCGCGGCGCGGTCAGAGAGCGCCGAACTGCTCGACGCCATCGACGTTCCCCGCCTCGAGTTGCCCGCGCTGACCGACGGTGTCGACCTGGGCAGCCTGTACGAACTTGCCGAAGCACTCGAACAGCAGGGGGTCCGATAGTGAGCACCAAACCGCCCGCCCTTGACATGCACTCGATCCTGTCCGACACCGCCAACCGCGTCGTAGTGTGTTGCGGCGCAGGCGGAGTCGGAAAGACCACCACCGCAGCCGCGATGGCGCTGCGGGCCGCCGAGTACGGCCGGACCGTTGTGGTGCTGACCATCGACCCGGCCAAGCGCCTGGCCCAGGCACTGGGCATCAAGGACCTCGGCAACACCCCGCAGCGGGTTCCGCTGGCGCCGGAGGTCACCGGTGAACTGCACGCGATGATGCTGGACATGCGCCGGACCTTCGACGAGATGGTGGTGCAGTACTCGGGCCCCGACCGCGCCGACTCCATTCTGGAGAACCAGTTCTACCAAACGGTGGCGACGTCGTTGGCGGGCACGCAGGAGTACATGGCGATGGAGAAGCTCGGCCAGCTGCTGGCCGAGGACAAGTGGGATCTGGTGGTGGTGGACACCCCGCCGTCGCGCAACGCACTGGACTTCCTCGACGCACCAAAGCGATTGGGCAGCTTCATGGACAGCCGGCTGTGGCGCATGCTGCTGGCCCCGGGACGCGGGATCGGACGCTTGGTCACCGGCGCCGTCGGCCTGGCCATGAAGGCCCTGTCCACCGTGCTCGGCTCGCAGATGCTTTCCGACGCAGCAGGTTTCGTGCAGTCACTGGACGCCACCTTCGGCGGTTTCCGGGAGAAGGCGGACCGCACCTACGAATTGCTCAAGCGTCGCGGCACCCAGTTCGTGGTGGTGTCGGCGGCCGAGCCCGATGCGTTGCGCGAGGCCTCGTTCTTCGTCGACCGGTTGTCGAACGAGCACATGCCGCTGGCCGGGCTGATCCTCAACCGCACCCATCCCACGTTGTGCGATCTGCATGCCGAGAAGGCCGAGGAGGCTGCCGACGAGCTCGCGGCCAAGGATCCGGAATCGCTGACCGCCGCGGTGCTGCGCATTCATGCGGATCGGGCGCAGACCGCCAAGCGCGAGGTCCGGCTGCTGTCCCGGTTCACCGGGGCCAATCCGCACGTGGCGATCGTCGGGGTGCCGTCATTGCCGTTCGACGTGTCCGATCTCGACGCGCTGCGCGCGATCGCCGATCAGATCACCGGGGTGGCAGAACCCGTTTGAGCCGCTTGGCCGCTCAGACGGCGCTGCGGTGCTTGCGCTGGGCGGCGAAGAACTCGGCCCAGGAGTTGACCTCGGGATGCTGCTTGAGCAGGGCGCGGCGCTGACGCTCCGTCATGCCTCCCCACACTCCGAACTCCACTCGATTGTCCAGTGCATCGGCACCGCATTCGAGGATCACCGGGCAGTGCCTGCAGATCACCGCGGCCTTGCGCTGGGCAGCACCGCGGACGAACAACTCATCCGGATCGGCCTGGCGACATCTCGCCTGGGAGACCCACGCGATCCGGGCTTCACCCTCGCCACGATGGACCAGGTTGGTGGCGGGGGCGGAAGCGTTCATCTTGTCTGCGACAGTTCTTGTACCTGACACCAGCGATCCCTTCGTTCCTGCCATCTCCCCAGATAGCGGGCCTTGAACCTTCCGGTGTAGAACGCCGTTGCGATCTACGCCACATTGCGCCAGCCCGTGTTACCTGGATCGCACTGTGTGTCCAAGCTAGGTGGTCAGAGGGCATTTGTGCAACAGTTTGTCGGCCACTTTTTTGGGACGCCCGTGCCGTCTGACCGGGGTTCGGCCGCATCGCACTGTTTTCGCAGGCGAGCGGGATGCCGCTGTGGGCCCGCTCGCGGGAGGCCGCCGCCGAGGCGCTAGTTACTCTGTACCCATGCCGGAGCAGCCGACACGACCGCCCGCGCAGCCACCCCAAGCGGTCACCATCATCAAGCTGGCCTGGTGCTGCCTGTTGGCGGCCGTGCTGGCGGCGACGTTGATGTTCCCTGTGGTGGGCGGATTCGGGCTGATGTCCAACCGGGCCTCCGACGTGGTGGCCAACGGGTCGGCCGCCCTGGTCGACGGCGAGGTTCCGCAGGTCTCGACGATGGTGGACGCCAAGGGCAACACCATCGCCTGGCTGTATTCACAGCGCCGTTTCGAGGTGCCGAGCGAGCAGATCTCCAACACGATGAAGCTCGCCCTGGTTTCGATCGAGGACAAGCGGTTTGCCGAACACAACGGGGTGGACTGGCAGGGCACGCTGACCGGTCTGACCGGATACATGCGCGGCGACCTGGACACCCGCGGCGGTTCGACGATCGAGCAGCAGTACGTGAAGAACTACCAGCTGCTGGTCGTCGCGCAGACCGATGCCGAGCGCCGCGCCGCGATCGAGACCACTCCGGCGCGCAAGCTGCGTGAGATCCGGATGGCCCTCACACTGGACAAGACGTTCACCAAGCCCGAGATCCTGACCCGCTACCTCAACCTGGTCTCGTTCGGCAACGGCGCGTTCGGCGTACAGGATGCGGCCCAGACCTATTTCGGCATCAACGCCTCCGAGCTGAACTGGCAGCAGTCCGCCCTGCTGGCCGGCATGGTGCAGTCCACGAGCGCGTTGAACCCGTACACCAACCCCGATGGCGCCCTGGCCCGCCGGAACCTGGTGCTGGACACCATGATCGACAACATTCCGCAGGAGGCCGAGGCGCTGCGCGCCGCCAAGCAGGAGCCGCTCGGCATCCTGCCGCAACCCAACGAGCTGCCGCGGGGCTGCATCGCGGCCGGTGACCGGGCGTTCTTCTGCGATTACGCGCTGGAGTACCTGGCCCGCGCCGGCCTGTCCAAGGAGCAGGTGGCCAAGGGCGGTTACCTGATCAAGACCACGCTGGACCCGGATGTGCAGGGGCCGGTGAAATCGGCGATCGACAGCATCGCCCGCCCGGACACCCCGGGCATCGCGAGCGTGATGAGCGTGATCAAGCCGGGCAAGGAGTCTCATCCGGTCCTGGCGATGGCCAGCAATCGCACCTACGGCCTGAACACCGACGCCGGCGAGACCATGCAGCCGCAGCCGTTCTCACTCGTGGGTGACGGGGCCGGCTCGATCTTCAAGTTGTTCACCACGGCCGCGGCCATGGAAATGGGGATGGGCATCAACACCCAGCTCGCGGTCCCGGGCCAGTTCCAGGCCAAGGGGCTGGGCAGCAGCGACACCCCGGGCTGCCCGCGGGAGACCTGGTGTGTGAAGAACGCCGGCGGCTACCGCGGCACCATGAACGTCACCGATGCGCTGGCCACCTCGCCGAATACCGCGTTCGCCAAGCTGATCTCGCAGATCGGGGTGCAACGTTCGGTCGACATGGCAGTGAAGCTCGGTTTGCGGTCCTACGCGCTGCCGGGCACAGCCCGCGACTACGACCCGGAGAGCAACGAGAGCCTGGCCGATTTCGTGAAGCGCCAGAACATCGGCTCGTTCACCCTGGGCCCCATCGAGGTCAACGCGCTTGAGCTGTCCAACGTGGCGGCCACCCTGGCCTCCGGTGGCACCTGGTGCCCGCCGAATCCGATCGCCCAGGTGCTCGACCGGCGCGGCAACGAGGTGTCGGTGACCACCGAGACCTGTGATCAGGCGGTGCCCGAAGGCCTGGCCAACACCTTGGCCAACGCGATGAGCAAGGACGACAAGGCCGGCGGCACCGCCTCCGGTGCGGCCGGATCGGCGGGCTGGGATCTGCCGATGTCCGGTAAGACCGGCACCACCGAGGCGCACCGCTCGTCGGGGTTCCTCGGCTTCACCAATCAGTACGCGGCCGCCAACTACATCTACGACGATTCCTCGTCCCCCGGCGAGCTGTGCTCGTTCCCGCTGCGCCAGTGCGGCGACGGCGACCTGTTCGGCGGTAACGAACCGGCCCGCACCTGGTTCACCGCGCTGAAGCCGATCGCCAACAACTTCGGCCCCGTGGTGATGCCGCCGACCGATCCACGCTATGTCGACGGCGGCCCGGGGTCCGTGGTGCCGACGGTCACTGGGCTGGATGAGACGGCGGCCCGTCAGCGGCTGAAGGAAGCCGGATTCCAGGTGTCCGACGGGGCCGCCTCGGTCAACAGCAGCGCGCGCTACGGCACCGTGGTCGGCACCGCGCCCAGCGGCCAGACGATCCCGGGCTCGATCATCACGATCCAGATCAGCAACGGCATCCCGCCGGCCCCGCCGCCGCCCCCGGTGGCGTTCCCGCTGCCGGGTGGACCGCCGCCGGAGATCGGCCAGACCGTGGTCGAGATCCCGGGTCTGCCGCCGATCACCGTCCCGGTGCTCGGCCCTCCACCGCCCCCGTGACCATCGGTTCGCAGTAGGCTGGCCAACATGTCAGTAAAGAAGGCAGCTGCCGTCGCCGCCGGTTCGCTGGTCGCCGGGATCGGCTACGCGTCCCTGATCGAGCGCAATGCGTTCGTCCTGCGCGAAGCCACGATGCCGGTACTGGCCCCGGGCTCGTCTCCCTTGCGGGTGCTGCATCTGTCCGACCTGCACATGCGGCCCAATCAGCGACGCAAGCAGGCCTGGCTGCGCGACCTGGCGCGCCTGGAGCCCGATCTGGTGGTCAACACCGGCGACAATCTGGCGCACCCGAAGGCGGTCCCCGCCGTCGTGCAGTCCTTGAGCGAACTGCTCTCGGCGCCCGGGCTGTTCGTGTTCGGCAGCAATGACTACTTCGCCCCGCGGCTGAAGAATCCGCTGAACTACATCACCAACCCGCAGCACCGGACGCATGGTGAGCCGCTGCCGTGGCAGGACCTGCGCGCCGCGTTCACCGAGCGGGGCTGGCTGGACATGACCCACGTCCGCCGCGACGTCGAGGTGGCCGGGCTGCACCTCTCGGTGGCCGGGGTCGACGATCCGCATCTCAAGCGCGACCGCTACGACACCATTGCCGGCCGGGCCAACGGTGCGGCGAACCTGACGCTGGGTCTCACCCACTCCCCCGAGCCCAGGGTGCTGGACCGCTTCGCCGCCGACGGCTACCAGCTGGTGCTGGCCGGGCACACCCACGGCGGGCAGCTGTGCCTGCCGTTCTACGGAGCCATCGTGACCAACTGCGAGCTCGACCGCTCGCGGGCCAAGGGCGCCTCGAAGTGGGGATCGCACATGCAGTTGCACGTGTCGGCGGGCATCGGCACCTCGCCGTTCGCGCCGGTGCGGTTCTGCTGCCGCCCCGAGGCCACCCTCCTGACCCTCGTCGCCGCGCCGACCGGCGGTGGACACGTCGGGATCCGGGCCGGGCAATCGAGCCCGGCCGTCTCGGCGCGGTGAGCCAACCGGGCGGAATCGCTGCCCGCCCCCGGCCGCGTCAGTGGGTCGACAACGCGGTACGGCTGATCGAGGCCGATTCCAAACGCAGCGCCGACACCCATCTGCTGCGGTACCCCCTGCCCACGGCGTGGGCCGGCAGCCTGGGCCCAGGCGTGGACGTCGCGCTGTACCTGAAGGACGAGTCCACCCACATCACCGGCAGTCTCAAGCACCGGCTGGCTCGCTCGCTGTTCCTGTACGGACTGTGCAATGGCTGGATCGGGGAGGACACCACGATCATCGAGGCGTCCTCGGGGTCGACGGCGGTGTCCGAGGCGTACTTCGCCGCGCTGCTGGGTCTGCCGTTCATCGCGGTGATGCCCGCCTCGACCAGTGCCGCCAAGATCGCACTGATCGAAGCCCAGGGCGGCCGTTGCCATTTCGTGGCCCACTCGTCGCAGGTGTACGCCGAGGCGCAGCGGCTGGCCGAGGAGACCGGCGGGCACTATCTGGACCAGTTCACCAATGCCGAGCGGGCCACCGACTGGCGCGGCAACAACAACATCGCCGAGTCGATCTACCAGCAGATGGGTCTCGAACCGCATCCGGTCCCGGAGTGGATCGTGGTGGGCGCGGGCACGGGCGGCACCAGCGCGACGATCGGCCGCTACATCCGCTACCGCAGGCATGCCACGCAGCTGTGTGTGGTCGACCCGGAGAACTCGGCGTTCTTCCCCGGCTATCTGCAGGGCCGCGACGATGTCGTCACGGGCGCGTCC
The genomic region above belongs to Mycolicibacterium sp. HK-90 and contains:
- the nth gene encoding endonuclease III: MTAAAAPTGKTRRSKKWDTETHLGLVRRARRMNRELARAFPHVYCELDFTNPLELAVATILSAQSTDKRVNLTTPALFLKYRTALDYAQADRTEMEELIRPTGFYRNKTNSLIRLGQELVERFDGEVPDNIEDLVTLPGVGRKTANVILGNAFDIPGITVDTHFGRLVRRWRWTAEEDPVKVEFAIGELIERKEWTLLSHRVIFHGRRVCHARKPACGVCVLAKDCPSFGLGPTDPETAAALVKGPETEHLLALAGL
- the crp gene encoding cAMP-activated global transcriptional regulator CRP; translation: MDEILARAGIFQGVEPTAVSALTKQLQPVDFPRGHTVFAEGEPGDRLYIIISGKVKIGRRSPDGRENLLTIMGPSDMFGELSIFDPGPRTSSATTITEVRAVSMDRDALRAWIADRPEIAEQLLRVLARRLRRTNNNLADLIFTDVPGRVAKQLLQLAQRFGTQEGGALRVTHDLTQEEIAQLVGASRETVNKALADFAHRGWIRLEGKSVLISDSERLARRAR
- a CDS encoding MBL fold metallo-hydrolase, with protein sequence MEHPAYGVLRPVTESASVLLCDNPGLMTLEGTNTWVLRGPGSDEIVVVDPGPDDAAHIARIAEIGTVALVLISHKHEDHTGGIDRIVDLTGATVRSVGSGFLRGLGGPLTDGEVIDAAGLRIKVMATPGHTVDSLSFVLDDEHGQGAVLTADTVLGRGTTVIDTEDGSLQDYLESLRRLQGLGARTVLPGHGPDLADLQAVTAMYLAHREERLDQVRAALRELGEDASARQVVEHVYTDVDQKLWDAAEKSVQAQLDYLRN
- a CDS encoding RidA family protein, whose amino-acid sequence is MSVSSRLAELGIELPDVVAPLAAYVPAVRTGNLVYTAGQLPIQGGELLASGKVGAEVSPEQGKELARVSGLNALAAVHALVGIDSVVKIVKVVGFVASAPGFSGQPGVINGASELFGEIFGEAGAHARSAVGVSELPRNAPVEVEIIVETA
- a CDS encoding DUF4177 domain-containing protein, whose amino-acid sequence is MSEPTRWEYATVPLLTHATKQILDQWGHDGWELVSVLPGPTGEQHVAYLKRPK
- a CDS encoding ArsA family ATPase, whose amino-acid sequence is MVATTESGAKHVGWPSRLTKARLHFVSGKGGTGKSTVAAALALALAAGGRKVLLVEVEERQGIAQLFDVPPLPYEEVKVATADGGGQVNALAIDIEAAFLEYLDMFYNLGIAGRAMRRIGAIEFATTIAPGLRDVLLTGKIKEIVTREKKDAKGKRGVYDAVVVDSPPTGRIPRFLDVTKAVSDLAKGGPVHSQADGVVKLLHSEQTAIHLVTLLEALPIQETLEAIEELTEMGLPIGSVIVNRNIPAYLPPEDLAKAADGDIDADAVRADLQKAGITLSDNDFAGLLTESIQHATRIAARSESAELLDAIDVPRLELPALTDGVDLGSLYELAEALEQQGVR
- a CDS encoding ArsA family ATPase → MSTKPPALDMHSILSDTANRVVVCCGAGGVGKTTTAAAMALRAAEYGRTVVVLTIDPAKRLAQALGIKDLGNTPQRVPLAPEVTGELHAMMLDMRRTFDEMVVQYSGPDRADSILENQFYQTVATSLAGTQEYMAMEKLGQLLAEDKWDLVVVDTPPSRNALDFLDAPKRLGSFMDSRLWRMLLAPGRGIGRLVTGAVGLAMKALSTVLGSQMLSDAAGFVQSLDATFGGFREKADRTYELLKRRGTQFVVVSAAEPDALREASFFVDRLSNEHMPLAGLILNRTHPTLCDLHAEKAEEAADELAAKDPESLTAAVLRIHADRAQTAKREVRLLSRFTGANPHVAIVGVPSLPFDVSDLDALRAIADQITGVAEPV
- a CDS encoding WhiB family transcriptional regulator produces the protein MNASAPATNLVHRGEGEARIAWVSQARCRQADPDELFVRGAAQRKAAVICRHCPVILECGADALDNRVEFGVWGGMTERQRRALLKQHPEVNSWAEFFAAQRKHRSAV
- the ponA2 gene encoding transglycosylase/D,D-transpeptidase PonA2, yielding MPEQPTRPPAQPPQAVTIIKLAWCCLLAAVLAATLMFPVVGGFGLMSNRASDVVANGSAALVDGEVPQVSTMVDAKGNTIAWLYSQRRFEVPSEQISNTMKLALVSIEDKRFAEHNGVDWQGTLTGLTGYMRGDLDTRGGSTIEQQYVKNYQLLVVAQTDAERRAAIETTPARKLREIRMALTLDKTFTKPEILTRYLNLVSFGNGAFGVQDAAQTYFGINASELNWQQSALLAGMVQSTSALNPYTNPDGALARRNLVLDTMIDNIPQEAEALRAAKQEPLGILPQPNELPRGCIAAGDRAFFCDYALEYLARAGLSKEQVAKGGYLIKTTLDPDVQGPVKSAIDSIARPDTPGIASVMSVIKPGKESHPVLAMASNRTYGLNTDAGETMQPQPFSLVGDGAGSIFKLFTTAAAMEMGMGINTQLAVPGQFQAKGLGSSDTPGCPRETWCVKNAGGYRGTMNVTDALATSPNTAFAKLISQIGVQRSVDMAVKLGLRSYALPGTARDYDPESNESLADFVKRQNIGSFTLGPIEVNALELSNVAATLASGGTWCPPNPIAQVLDRRGNEVSVTTETCDQAVPEGLANTLANAMSKDDKAGGTASGAAGSAGWDLPMSGKTGTTEAHRSSGFLGFTNQYAAANYIYDDSSSPGELCSFPLRQCGDGDLFGGNEPARTWFTALKPIANNFGPVVMPPTDPRYVDGGPGSVVPTVTGLDETAARQRLKEAGFQVSDGAASVNSSARYGTVVGTAPSGQTIPGSIITIQISNGIPPAPPPPPVAFPLPGGPPPEIGQTVVEIPGLPPITVPVLGPPPPP
- a CDS encoding metallophosphoesterase, which gives rise to MSVKKAAAVAAGSLVAGIGYASLIERNAFVLREATMPVLAPGSSPLRVLHLSDLHMRPNQRRKQAWLRDLARLEPDLVVNTGDNLAHPKAVPAVVQSLSELLSAPGLFVFGSNDYFAPRLKNPLNYITNPQHRTHGEPLPWQDLRAAFTERGWLDMTHVRRDVEVAGLHLSVAGVDDPHLKRDRYDTIAGRANGAANLTLGLTHSPEPRVLDRFAADGYQLVLAGHTHGGQLCLPFYGAIVTNCELDRSRAKGASKWGSHMQLHVSAGIGTSPFAPVRFCCRPEATLLTLVAAPTGGGHVGIRAGQSSPAVSAR
- a CDS encoding PLP-dependent cysteine synthase family protein; amino-acid sequence: MSQPGGIAARPRPRQWVDNAVRLIEADSKRSADTHLLRYPLPTAWAGSLGPGVDVALYLKDESTHITGSLKHRLARSLFLYGLCNGWIGEDTTIIEASSGSTAVSEAYFAALLGLPFIAVMPASTSAAKIALIEAQGGRCHFVAHSSQVYAEAQRLAEETGGHYLDQFTNAERATDWRGNNNIAESIYQQMGLEPHPVPEWIVVGAGTGGTSATIGRYIRYRRHATQLCVVDPENSAFFPGYLQGRDDVVTGASSRIEGIGRPRVEPSFLPGVVDRMIAVPDCGSIAAAHHASQVLGRRVGPSTGTNLWGAFGLLAEMIAHGRSGSVVTLLADSGDRYADTYFDADWLSAQGLDTSESVAVLSEFERSGTWSS